A stretch of Prunus dulcis chromosome 6, ALMONDv2, whole genome shotgun sequence DNA encodes these proteins:
- the LOC117633054 gene encoding NADH--cytochrome b5 reductase 1-like codes for MDVLQSHRAEMLTIGMAVVAIGVGTAYYFYVTKKPKGCLDPEKFKEFKLVKRTQLSHNVAKFKFALPTPTSVLGLPIGQHISCRGKDSLNEDVVKPYTPTTLDSDVGYFELVIKMYPQGRMSHHFQVMCEGDYLAVKGPKGRFKYQPNQVRAFGMLAGGTGITPMFQVARAILENPSDRTNVHLIYANVTYEDILLKEELDNLSSNFPNRFNIYYVLNQPPEIWEGGVGFISKEIIQTYCPAPASDIKILRCGPPPMNKAMAANLESLGYSPEMQFQF; via the exons ATGGATGTGTTACAGAGCCACCGAGCAGAAATGCTAACCATAGGAATGGCTGTGGTGGCTATTGGTGTTGGTACGGCCTACTACTTCTACGTCaccaagaaaccaaaag GTTGCTTGGATCCTGAGAAATTCAAGGAATTTAAACTTGTTAAACGCACTCAGCTCAGCCATAATGTGGCTAAATTTAAATTTGCTCTTCCAACACCAACATCAGTGTTGGGACTTCCTATCGGACAGCATATTAGTTGCAG AGGAAAAGATAGCCTTAATGAAGACGTTGTCAAACCATATACCCCAACAACTTTGGATTCAGATGTTGGATACTTTGAATTAGTCATAAag ATGTATCCACAAGGAAGGATGTCTCACCATTTTCAAGTGATGTGTGAAGGTGACTATCTGGCGGTAAAAGGACCTAAG GGACGATTCAAGTATCAGCCTAACCAAGTTAGAGCTTTTGGGATGCTAGCTGGAGGCACTGGCATCACTCCGATGTTCCAG GTTGCTAGAGCCATATTGGAAAATCCCAGTGACAGAACAAATGTACATCTTATATATGCCAATGTCACATATGAGGACATTCTATTGAAA GAAGAGTTGGATAATCTTTCCAGTAACTTTCCCAATCGTTTCAacatttattatgttttgaatCAG CCTCCTGAAATTTGGGAAGGTGGTGTCGGGTTCATATCAAAGGAAATTATTCAAACTTACTGCCCTGCACCAGCATCTGATATTAAG ATTTTAAGATGTGGGCCACCACCCATGAACAAAGCTATGGCTGCTAACCTCGAGAGTCTGGGATACAGTCCGGAAATGCAGTTCCAGTTTTAG
- the LOC117633052 gene encoding uncharacterized protein LOC117633052 encodes MEITAQHHLSISHTKLPRPSSSSSFRASAASLLASTTSLPFQCSNNILQGQGVLRIKGKQLRSTFGPIYASSSKAQSPPPPQKWLLEPVGDGDTRHIGFKVPMPSAFEISADEVTVGRLPEEADMVIPVATVSGVHARIQKKEGKLLVTDLDSTNGTFIDDKRLSAGVVATVPPGSCLTFGDEHLAVFRVSKLENVEAASNPDPSEDKIEADIPNENAKTS; translated from the exons ATGGAAATAACTGCTCAGCATCACTTGTCTATTTCCCATACAAAGCTTCCAaggccttcttcttcttcaagtttcAGAGCTTCTGCTGCCTCTCTTCTTGCTTCTACTACTTCACTACCTTTTCAGTGCTCCAACAACATTCTCCAAGGCCAAGGTGTACTTAGGATCAAAGGGAAGCAGCTAAGAAGTACATTCGGCCCCATCTATGCCTCCTCCTCTAAGGCTCAAAGTCCTCCTCCACCTCAAAAATGGCTTCTGGAACCTGTTG GTGATGGAGATACAAGGCATATAGGTTTCAAGGTTCCAATGCCAAGTGCGTTTGAAATTTCtgct GATGAGGTGACTGTTGGCCGTCTTCCAGAGGAAGCTGACATGGTGATTCCAGTTGCAACAG TATCTGGTGTTCATGCTCGcattcaaaagaaagaagggaagCTCTTGGTAACAGATTTGGACAGCACAAATGGGACCTTCATTGATGACAAACGGTTGAGTGCAGGAGTTGTTGCCACTGTGCCACCTGGTTCTTGTCTTACATTCG GTGATGAACACTTAGCTGTGTTTCGTGTCTCAAAATTGGAGAATGTGGAAGCTGCAAGCAACCCAGATCCTTCTGAAGATAAAATAGAGGCTGATATCCCAAATGAAAATGCGAAGACAAGTTGA